One Colius striatus isolate bColStr4 chromosome 8, bColStr4.1.hap1, whole genome shotgun sequence genomic region harbors:
- the WNT8B gene encoding protein Wnt-8b has protein sequence MDPYLGIFFLTPFFQSCCAWSVNNFLMTGPKAYLIYSSSVAAGAQSGIEECKFQFAWDRWNCPERALQLSSHGGLRSANRETAFVHAISSAGVMYTLTRNCSLGDFDNCGCDDSRNGQLGGQGWLWGGCSDNVGFGEAISKQFVDALETGQDARAAMNLHNNEAGRKAVKGTMKRTCKCHGVSGSCTTQTCWLQLPEFREVGTYLKERYHKALKVDLLQGAGNSAASRGAIAETFSSISKKELVHLEDSPDYCLENKTLGLLGTEGRECLKRGKALSKWEKRSCRRLCGDCGLAVEERRAEMVSSCNCKFHWCCAVRCEQCRKRVTKYFCVRKEKRERSGGGGAGRKLKRKF, from the exons GCCTATCTCATCTACTCCAGCAGCGTGGCGGCCGGGGCACAGAGCGGCATCGAGGAGTGCAAGTTCCAGTTTGCCTGGGACCGCTGGAACTGCCCCGAgagggcactgcagctctccagccacgGTGGGCTGCGCAGCG CAAACCGAGAGACCGCTTTTGTGCACGCCATCAGCTCTGCGGGCGTCATGTACACGCTGACTCGCAACTGCAGCCTCGGCGACTTCGACAACTGTGGCTGTGACGACTCCCGCAATGGACAGCTGG GGGGCCAAGGCTGGCTATGGGGAGGCTGCAGCGATAACGTGGGCTTTGGGGAAGCCATTTCCAAGCAGTTTGTGGATGCCCTGGAAACTGGACAAGATGCCCGAGCTGCTATGAACCTGCATAACAACGAGGCGGGTAGAAAG GCTGTGAAAGGGACCATGAAGCGGACCTGCAAATGCCACGGAGTGTCTGGGAGCTGCACCACTCAGacctgctggctgcagctgcccgaGTTTCGGGAGGTGGGCACTTACCTCAAGGAGAGGTACCACAAAGCACTGAAGGTGGACTTGCTGCAGGGGGCAGGGAACAGCGCTGCCAGCCGGGGTGCCATCGCCGAGACCTTCAGCTCCATCTCCAAGAAGGAGCTGGTCCACTTAGAAGACTCTCCTGACTACTGCCTGGAGAACAAGacgctggggctgctgggcacgGAGGGCAGGGAGTGCCTGAAGAGGGGCAAGGCCCTCAGCAAGTGGGAGAAGCGAAGCTGCCGGCGGCTGTGTGGGGACTGCGGGCTGGCGGTGGAGGAGAGGCGAGCCGAGATGGTGTCCAGCTGCAACTGCAAGTTCCACTGGTGCTGCGCCGTGCGGTGCGAGCAGTGCCGCAAGAGGGTCACCAAGTACTTCTGCGTGCGCAAGGAGAAGCGCGagcgcagcggcggcggcggggccggacGCAAGCTCAAAAGAAAGTTCTGA